In a single window of the Terriglobus roseus genome:
- a CDS encoding DNA repair protein RecN, which translates to MLLELRAENYAVIDHAVATFGSGLNLLTGETGAGKSILVDALALLMGGRAASDVVRHGAEKAVVSCVFEATPGAEAILEANGIDVEGAEILLRREVNISGKGRVFLNNQPATVGVLRQLAPELALVHAQSETTNSFDQSQQRGLLDRYAGIQTALLPGRELSSDLRARLKTRKGIDSAQAGENIRTAYTMWREAREELDRLSGEEQERLRNADLWSFQRTEIAEAAISSADEDEQLESEKRVLANAEKLYTAAMSAHEVLYENEGSAESTLAAAQKHVEELARYDSNFAEAATQIANARATVADISATARHYAENINASPDRLAEIEDRLAALDRLKRKYGRTLAEVIAYGEDVTTKLQEIENRDVLIAEAKKTLAETEHVYTCVASDLTETRTSAARSLEKLAEQQINDLAMKVQFRVEVAPQKEQSFWTAVGWDHVECLIATNAGEPLKPLEEIASGGEMSRVMLALKVSVEEGGADRTRRRIPLPRTLVFDEIDIGIGGRAAEAVGQKLKALASHQQVLCVTHLPQIAAFANQHFLVEKSERDGRTRTQIRQMKEEERTNEIARMISGATVTETSLRHAEQMLKASK; encoded by the coding sequence CGGGTGAAACGGGCGCAGGTAAATCCATCCTCGTGGACGCTCTCGCGCTCCTCATGGGCGGCCGCGCAGCCAGCGATGTCGTACGGCATGGCGCTGAGAAGGCTGTTGTCTCCTGCGTCTTTGAAGCCACACCCGGCGCCGAGGCCATCCTGGAGGCCAACGGTATCGACGTGGAAGGCGCGGAGATTCTCCTGCGCCGCGAGGTCAATATCAGCGGCAAGGGCCGTGTGTTTCTGAATAATCAACCCGCGACGGTAGGCGTCCTGCGGCAGCTTGCACCGGAACTTGCGCTGGTTCACGCGCAGTCCGAGACGACCAACTCCTTTGACCAGTCGCAGCAGCGTGGCTTGCTGGACCGCTATGCGGGCATCCAGACAGCACTGCTCCCCGGCCGCGAACTGTCGAGCGATCTGCGTGCGCGCCTGAAGACACGGAAGGGAATCGATTCTGCACAGGCTGGAGAGAATATCCGAACGGCTTATACGATGTGGCGCGAGGCGCGAGAAGAACTCGACCGTCTGAGCGGAGAAGAGCAGGAACGCCTGCGGAATGCCGATCTGTGGAGTTTTCAGCGCACTGAAATCGCTGAGGCAGCGATCTCTTCGGCAGATGAAGACGAACAGCTTGAGTCGGAGAAGCGTGTTCTTGCGAACGCCGAGAAGCTCTATACCGCTGCCATGAGCGCGCACGAAGTTCTGTACGAGAACGAAGGTTCAGCGGAGAGTACGCTCGCAGCCGCGCAGAAGCACGTGGAGGAACTCGCACGCTACGACAGCAACTTCGCGGAGGCAGCGACTCAAATCGCGAACGCCCGCGCAACAGTCGCGGACATCAGCGCCACCGCGCGTCACTATGCAGAGAACATCAATGCTTCCCCCGATCGTCTTGCGGAGATTGAGGACAGGCTCGCGGCGCTGGATCGCCTGAAGCGTAAGTATGGCCGCACCCTCGCCGAGGTCATCGCCTACGGGGAGGACGTCACAACGAAACTGCAGGAGATTGAGAACCGTGATGTCCTGATTGCCGAGGCAAAGAAGACGCTTGCCGAAACAGAGCACGTCTATACCTGCGTCGCCAGTGACCTGACGGAGACGCGAACCTCTGCTGCGCGCAGCCTGGAAAAGTTGGCGGAGCAACAGATCAACGACCTTGCCATGAAGGTACAGTTCCGCGTGGAAGTCGCACCGCAGAAGGAGCAGAGCTTCTGGACTGCGGTGGGCTGGGATCACGTGGAGTGCCTGATCGCGACCAACGCGGGTGAGCCACTGAAGCCTCTCGAAGAGATCGCAAGCGGTGGTGAAATGAGCCGCGTGATGCTGGCTCTGAAGGTTTCCGTCGAAGAGGGCGGGGCAGACCGCACGCGCCGGCGGATCCCGCTGCCACGCACACTGGTCTTCGACGAAATCGATATCGGTATCGGCGGTCGCGCTGCCGAAGCGGTCGGCCAGAAGTTGAAAGCTCTCGCGTCGCACCAGCAGGTGCTCTGCGTGACGCACCTGCCGCAGATTGCCGCGTTCGCGAACCAGCACTTCCTGGTCGAAAAGTCCGAGCGCGACGGTCGTACCCGCACACAGATCCGGCAAATGAAGGAAGAAGAGCGTACCAACGAGATCGCCCGCATGATCAGCGGCGCGACGGTGACGGAGACCAGTCTGCGTCATGCCGAACAGATGCTGAAAGCCAGCAAGTAG